Proteins from one Elgaria multicarinata webbii isolate HBS135686 ecotype San Diego chromosome 3, rElgMul1.1.pri, whole genome shotgun sequence genomic window:
- the MYG1 gene encoding MYG1 exonuclease isoform X1, protein MLRLFVGLPRFFTRSPMPGPKRPRPARIGTHGGTFHCDEALACFLLRLLPSYQDAEIIRTRDPQLLSGCDVVVDVGGEYDPQKHRYDHHQRSFGESMHSLKPDKPWQTKLSSAGLVYFHFGSQILANQLGLTEDDPVVRVLHDKLYENFVEEIDAIDNGISQWDGEPRYAMTTNVSARVAYLNPRWNDKDQDTEAGFQKAMELVGNEFLDRLDYYYRAWLPARTLVEEAIQQRFEVDPSGEILVLAQGGCPWKEHLFSLEQEMDVKTPLKFILYTDQGGQWRVQSVPAGLRTFQNRLSLLEEWCGLRDEELSEVSGIPGCVFVHSSGFIGGNHSKEGALEMAQKTLAQQMEAN, encoded by the exons ATGCTCCGCCTGTTCGTCGGGCTTCCACGCTTCTTCACCCGGAGCCCCATGCCTGGCCCAAAGCGGCCCCGGCCGGCCCGCATCGGCACCCACGGGGGGACCTTCCACTGCGACGAGGCGCTCGCGTGCTTTCTCTTGCGCCTGCTTCCCTCTTATCAG GATGCAGAGATCATCCGGACGCGGGATCCCCAGCTGCTCTCAGGCTGTGACGTGGTGGTGGACGTTGGGGGAGAGTACGACCCGCAGAAGCATCGCTATGACCATCACCAGAG GTCATTCGGAGAGTCGATGCACAGCCTGAAACCTGATAAACCTTGGCAGACCAAGCTGAGCAGTGCAGGGCTGGTGTACTTCCATTTTGGCTCCCAGATTCTGGCCAATCAACTGGGCCTAACAGAGGACGATCCTGTTGTGCGTGTGCTTCATGACaag tTGTACGAGAACTTTGTGGAGGAGATTGACGCAATAGACAATGGCATCTCCCAGTGGGACGGAGAGCCCCGCTATGCCATGACCACCAATGTGAGTGCCAGAGTGGCCTACCTGAACCCCCGCTGGAATGACAAGGATCAGGACACTGAG GCTGGTTTCCAGAAGGCCATGGAGCTGGTGGGCAACGAATTCTTGGACCGCCTCGACTACTATTACCGTGCCTGGCTGCCTGCGCGCACCCTGGTGGAGGAGGCCATCCAGCAGCGCTTTgag GTCGATCCCAGCGGTGAGATTCTGGTACTAGCCCAGGGCGGCTGCCCATGGAAGGAGCATCTTTTCAGCCTCGAGCAAGAGATGGATGTGAAGACGCCTCTCAAATTTATCTTGTACACAGACCAGGGTGGCCAGTGGCGGGTACAGAGTGTCCCGGCTGGGCTGCGCACCTTTCAGAACCG GTTGTCGCTTCTGGAGGAATGGTGCGGTTTGCGCGACGAGGAGCTCTCTGAGGTCAGCGGGATCCCTGGTTGCGTCTTTGTCCACTCCAGCGGCTTCATTGGGGGCAACCACTCCAAGGAAGGGGCGCTGGAAATGGCGCAGAAGACGTTGGCTCAGCAGATGGAAGCCAACTGA
- the LOC134395284 gene encoding leucine-rich repeat-containing protein 3-like, which yields MQIYLKSGFWACGSHSLLWPSQYPEEEKNDAEMPLLSTALLLILSLHSSLPCPQSCDCPPGSGVVWCNRRDLVRIPFDIPPDTRVLYLDSNWITHVPNGAFHGLKQLRELHLADNLIENIAPGAFRGLGGGLRLLDLSGNQLQRMEVAPFVMMTWVRLELYDNPWHCDCTLQELMEALPLDAETVEDIICVTAMWEEYAGKTLAHLLHSGVNFCLNQQRNTDLAMLLTMFCWFTVVITYVIYYVRRNQAESRRHLEYLKSLPLPSKQPSPDEEVEEDDTLSTIL from the exons ATGcagatttacttgaaa TCAGGTTTCTGGGCCTGTGGATCTCACTCTCTCTTGTGGCCATCTCAATACCCTGAGGAAGAGAAGAACGATGCAGAGATGCCACTGTTATCCACCGCCTTGCTCCTGATCCTCAGCCTGCACAGCAGCCTCCCATGCCCCCAGAGCTGTGACTGCCCACCAGGGAGTGGCGTGGTATGGTGCAATCGGAGAGACCTGGTGAGGATCCCGTTTGACATCCCTCCTGACACCCGGGTACTTTACCTGGACTCGAACTGGATCACTCATGTGCCCAACGGGGCTTTTCATGGCCTGAAACAGCTCCGGGAGCTTCACCTGGCAGATAATCTCATTGAGAACATTGCTCCGGGGGCCTTCCGTGGCTTGGGTGGGGGGCTGAGGCTGCTGGACCTTTCAGGCAACCAGCTGCAGAGGATGGAGGTTGCTCCATTTGTCATGATGACCTGGGTTCGACTGGAGCTCTATGACAACCCCTGGCACTGCGATTGCACCCTGCAGGAGCTGATGGAGGCTCTTCCCTTGGACGCAGAGACTGTGGAGGATATTATATGCGTCACTGCCATGTGGGAGGAATATGCGGGCAAGACTTTGGCCCATCTGCTCCACTCCGGTGTCAATTTCTGCCTCAACCAGCAGAGGAACACTGACCTGGCCATGCTGCTGACCATGTTTTGCTGGTTCACCGTAGTCATCACGTACGTCATCTATTACGTCCGGCGCAACCAAGCCGAATCCCGGCGCCACTTGGAGTATCTCAAATCCTTGCCCCTGCCCAGCAAGCAGCCCAGCCCTGACGAGGAGGTAGAAGAAGACGACACACTCAGCACCATCCTCTGA
- the MYG1 gene encoding MYG1 exonuclease isoform X2, whose translation MHSLKPDKPWQTKLSSAGLVYFHFGSQILANQLGLTEDDPVVRVLHDKLYENFVEEIDAIDNGISQWDGEPRYAMTTNVSARVAYLNPRWNDKDQDTEAGFQKAMELVGNEFLDRLDYYYRAWLPARTLVEEAIQQRFEVDPSGEILVLAQGGCPWKEHLFSLEQEMDVKTPLKFILYTDQGGQWRVQSVPAGLRTFQNRLSLLEEWCGLRDEELSEVSGIPGCVFVHSSGFIGGNHSKEGALEMAQKTLAQQMEAN comes from the exons ATGCACAGCCTGAAACCTGATAAACCTTGGCAGACCAAGCTGAGCAGTGCAGGGCTGGTGTACTTCCATTTTGGCTCCCAGATTCTGGCCAATCAACTGGGCCTAACAGAGGACGATCCTGTTGTGCGTGTGCTTCATGACaag tTGTACGAGAACTTTGTGGAGGAGATTGACGCAATAGACAATGGCATCTCCCAGTGGGACGGAGAGCCCCGCTATGCCATGACCACCAATGTGAGTGCCAGAGTGGCCTACCTGAACCCCCGCTGGAATGACAAGGATCAGGACACTGAG GCTGGTTTCCAGAAGGCCATGGAGCTGGTGGGCAACGAATTCTTGGACCGCCTCGACTACTATTACCGTGCCTGGCTGCCTGCGCGCACCCTGGTGGAGGAGGCCATCCAGCAGCGCTTTgag GTCGATCCCAGCGGTGAGATTCTGGTACTAGCCCAGGGCGGCTGCCCATGGAAGGAGCATCTTTTCAGCCTCGAGCAAGAGATGGATGTGAAGACGCCTCTCAAATTTATCTTGTACACAGACCAGGGTGGCCAGTGGCGGGTACAGAGTGTCCCGGCTGGGCTGCGCACCTTTCAGAACCG GTTGTCGCTTCTGGAGGAATGGTGCGGTTTGCGCGACGAGGAGCTCTCTGAGGTCAGCGGGATCCCTGGTTGCGTCTTTGTCCACTCCAGCGGCTTCATTGGGGGCAACCACTCCAAGGAAGGGGCGCTGGAAATGGCGCAGAAGACGTTGGCTCAGCAGATGGAAGCCAACTGA